In one window of Larus michahellis chromosome 10, bLarMic1.1, whole genome shotgun sequence DNA:
- the CEP15 gene encoding centrosomal protein 15 encodes MSSYLAQEVHLARRHEEILSQRSELLQQMETYLGDKKTKKTWQTQAADAARKRNAALLNDIEAAEKKLQERVYLFPHPDTVKLETLYWASIKESLPKWEQFLLGRAEVPIGFTKMKTTKLNISYPEEDSQK; translated from the exons ATGTCATCCTATTTGGCTCAGGAGGTTCACCTTGCTAGAAGACACGAAGAGAT ACTGTCTCAGAGATCAGAGCTGCTACAGCAGATGGAGACTTATCTAGGAGACAAAAAGACTAAAAAGACATGGCAAACTCAAGCAGCTGATGCAGCTCGTAAAAGGAATGCAGCACTTTTAAAT GAtatagaagcagcagaaaaaaagctgcaagaaagAGTGTATTTATTTCCACATCCCGATACTGTTAAGTTAGAA ACTCTCTATTGGGCATCAATAAAAGAATCTCTTCCCAAGTGGGAACAGTTTCTTTTAGGAAGAGCAGAAGTTCCTATTGGTTTTACGAAAATGAAAACTACAAAACTGAACATAAGCTACCCTGAAGAAGATTCACAAAAATAA
- the FEZF2 gene encoding fez family zinc finger protein 2 has translation MASSGSLETVMPSSCPRHDGRAAAANPSKTLAFSIERIMAKTSEPKPAFEQRHGGPGPEPEPGKKPLSLCSPLPCVIPIPPLGYEVPSKTLLNYSELWKSSLRGGAGLCKANCGVCCKAELALGQPSGRLIKPQVIHQAGTVPAAPRSLYYFNYLDAAYHPADILHGQLFPAGLLGAPPPGGLSAHQKLFLLENAKLAGLAAEKLPQPPPFAHKERLPGHLDQVMKEAAAAERGGPPKGHAKLGGGGGGAAEGKPKNFTCEVCGKVFNAHYNLTRHMPVHTGARPFVCKVCGKGFRQASTLCRHKIIHTQEKPHKCNQCGKAFNRSSTLNTHIRIHAGYKPFVCEFCGKGFHQKGNYKNHKLTHSGEKQYKCTICNKAFHQIYNLTFHMHTHNDKKPFTCVTCGKGFCRNFDLKKHVRKLHDSVSSAPPPPRDPGRSGQS, from the exons ATGGCGAGCTCGGGGTCGCTGGAGACGGTCATGCCTTCTTCCTGCCCCCGGCACGACGGCAGGGCCGCCGCCGCTAACCCCTCCAAGACCCTGGCCTTCTCCATCGAGCGGATCATGGCCAAGACGTCGGAGCCCAAGCCAGCCTTCGAGCAGAGGCACGGCGGGCCGGGGCCAGAGCCGGAGCCGGGCAAGAAGCCGCTGAGCCTGTGCTCGCCCCTGCCCTGCGTGATTCCCATCCCGCCGCTGGGCTACGAGGTGCCCTCCAAGACTCTCCTCAACTACTCGGAGCTGTGGAAGAGCAGcctgcggggcggcgcggggctctGCAAAGCCAACTGCGGCGTCTGCTGCAAGGCAGAGCTCGCCCTGGGCCAGCCCAGCGGCCGGCTCATCAAGCCGCAGGTCATCCATCAAGCGGGGACCGTGCCggcagccccccgctccctctACTACTTCAACTACCTGGACGCCGCGTACCACCCGGCCGACATCCTGCACGGACAGCTCTTCCCCGCCGGCCTGCtgggcgccccgccgccgggggggctCTCGGCCCACCAGAAGCTTTTCCTGCTGGAGAACGCCAAGCTGGCGGGGCTGGCAGCCGAGAAGCTGCCGCAGCCGCCGCCCTTCGCCCACAAGGAGCGGCTGCCGGGACACCTGGACCAGGTGAtgaaggaggcggcggcggcggagcgcggcggccccCCCAAGGGCCACGCCAAgttggggggcggcggcggcggggcggcggagggCAAACCCAAAAATTTCACCTGCGAGGTCTGCGGCAAG GTGTTCAACGCGCACTACAACCTCACCCGCCACATGCCGGTGCACACGGGGGCCAGGCCGTTCGTGTGCAAGGTCTGCGGGAAGGGCTTCCGCCAGGCCAGCACCTTGTGCCGGCACAAAATCATCCACACCCAG GAGAAACCCCACAAGTGCAACCAGTGCGGGAAGGCGTTCAACAGGAGCTCCACGCTCAACACCCACATCCGCATCCACGCCGGCTACAAGCCCTTCGTCTGCGAGTTCTGCGGCAAGGGCTTCCACCAGAAAG GCAACTACAAGAACCACAAGCTGACCCACAGCGGAGAGAAGCAATACAAGTGCACCATTTGCAACAAAGCCTTTCACCAGATCTATAACTTGACTTTCCACATGCACACCCACAACGATAAGAAGCCCTTTACGTGCGTCACTTGCGGGAAAGGATTTTGCAGAAACTTTGATTTAAAGAAGCACGTCCGAAAGTTGCACGACAGCGTCTCcagcgctccgccgccgccgcgggaccCTGGGCGCAGCGGGCAGAGCTAA